The genomic region AGATAACGGAGGAACTCGTCAGTGGCCAGGTTGTAGCTAAGCCGGGCGGCGTATAGACGGCCCATGTCCGGCGCAAAGAAACTGGAATCACCCTTTATTTCCCTCAGGTGCGTGAGCAGATCGGTACCTTCATCAGTCAGGTTGTTGGCGAAAAGATGCGTAAGGACAAGCCGCTCGGCCATGTGGTTATTTGGGTACTGCTGGAGGATGCTTTCCCAGGTTAGCAATGCCTGGTTCTTGTTACCCAGGGCAAGCTGGACGTCTCCCAACTCCACCAAGCTCTGGATATCATTCGGTTGCAGGCGCAGGTGGTCGTTGATGACTTGGAGTAGCTCACTATACTGGGCGGAGTTTCGTAGCACATGTTTTAGCCGCTGGTAATACCGGATATTGCCGGGGAATTCCTTAACCAGGCGGGAATAAATCGCCAGGGCCTGTTCAGTGTTGCCGGATTGCTCCAGCTTGAGGGCGAGGTTGAATGACTGTTCCGCTTCCCGGATGGCCTGGCGGCTTTGAGGTAATCCTACGGATACTCCGGCGGCGATTATCATCAGCATCCATAATAAGTGTGTTGTTATCACTCTGGTCACGGCATCTCACTCGTTTTGGGCCTGCCAGCTGGTTAATTGCTGGAAATAGTTCTGGATGATGACCTGGTAATCCTGGGAATAGCCGGTTCGCAAGGCCTTATCCATAGCCTGCATGATGAGGTCTTCCCGTTCGCCCAGGTTGGCGGGCAGACCGGAGGGACCGGCATAGGTCAGGATTTGGGTGGGAGCCTCACCCTTGCGTTCCTCCTTGAAGTCTTGGACGGTGAGTGATTTTTGGCTATCCAGCAAACGGGTCACGATCTTTTGCTGCCGTTCCAGTGTCTGGCGCGTAACCCGGCGCCGTTGAAAGTCTTTGATTACCTCCTCCATATCCTCAAGAGCCTGACCCAGGCCACCCTGACGGCCACCACTCTGGGTGGGGAAGTCTTCCAGGACTTGTTCCAGCACCTGAGCCAGCTGCCGTTGGCGGGCCTGCAGGCGGCGCATGAGCTCGATCCGCGACATGGCGGCCATTTGCCCCAGCTGCATGCTCAGAACTTGATCATTCAGCCCTTGTTGCCCCTGGGTGAGGTTTTGCATTCGTTGCAGGAATTGTTCATACCCGGAAGCGGAACCGCTCTGCTGCATCACGGCCATGGCGTTGTTGAGGGCCATAGCTGTCTCATTGAGGGCTATCATGCCCTCCTGCTGGGCTTTCGCCGCTCCCCGGGGATCGTTGGCCTCCAGGCTCCCCACGGCCTTATGCATAGCAGCATTGGCGCGGCCCACCGTACGGCCTACCTCTGGCGTGATGTAAAATGACTGGTGGCTCAAGGCGATCAACTGTTCAATGAGTCGGGACATCCCTTTCACAAGCAGGTGCTGCCGTTCCGCAGCCTCCCGCACTCGGGGCGAACTGTGACTCATGTGCTCGGTTGTTAGAAACAGCTCCTCCTGCTGTTTTGACATGGCCAAAACGCCGCTCATGATCCGTTGAAAACGGGCCAGCATCTCACCAACCGTTGCCAGCTGGAACTGTTCCCCAATAGCAGCGGCCTCATTCTGAAGGGCCTGCAGATGGTCCCTGCTTTCTTGCAGGTTGGCCTGGCTGGCAGTCAACTGCTGATTTTGGAGGGCCCCGGTGCCCCGCTGGAGGCTGCCCTCCGTTTCCTGTGTCAGGTTGGCGTCGCGCAGGTTGTGGAGCTGTGAGGCGGCCTGGGGGCTGTAGGGTTCTACGGCTTCGGCGGCCTCACGCATGGTTTCCTTGACGGCCTCCAGGGCTCGTTCCTGCTCCTCGTGGCGGGCAGCTAAATCCTGCAAGCTCCGTGAAGGCTCAGGCGCTTCTCCACTTCGGGATCGTTTGTCTTCAATGCTATCCTGACCTTGCCCTTCGGCGGCGTTGTTCAGCTGTCTCAACAGTTGCTCTTCAATTGCTACCATCCGCTCCAGCCGCTTCACTATCTCATCCATTTTCATCTCTGCCAGGGCTAGCCGAAAGATATCCAGGAAGCGGTCAAGCTGGGCTTCAAACTCACTGGCTTGAAACTGCATGTTCTGGAGAGCGTTCTTAAGCCGCTCGGGATCCATGTTCTGCAAGGCCTCCCTCAGCTGGGCCATGGCTTCCTCCAGCTCCGGGGTCATGATTTCTTCAAGCAGATTTTGAAGCTCGTCGTACTTCTCAAGCAGTTCATCGCTGAAAAGACTATTTTCCTCGGCCTTCGTTCCCAGCTCCTGGATTTGCTTCTGAACCGATTCCATAGCTGCTATTACCTCTTCCAAAGTCTCCAGGACCTCCCTGCCTTTCTGCTGCTGCTCCCAGGAAACGTGCTCCTCGTTGCGGAACGCAAGTTCCATTTCCTCCAGGAGGGCTCTCACCTCCTCCAAGTCTTCCAGCACGGTTTCGGCAGTAGAAGCAGCTTCGTCGGAGCTCTCAGCTACCCGGGCGAATAAATCCGTTAGGGTCGGGACACGGGCGATCAGCGTACCGGAGACGGCCCTTCCCGGACCAGTGATGATATTGTTATCGTCGACTGTGATGTGGAAATTGACCTCGTCACCCGGTACCAGGTTAAGCTCGCCCAGCTCCCAGACATGCGTCACGCGCTGGCTTTTGTTGGCAGGCAGCAGCTCGGGAATGATGTGGGTGTAGATCTGATCATCTGGTGTGAGGTACTCTGGGTGATGGAGTTCGAAGGTCACCTGAGACCGGCTGAATCCAAAGTCATCAGAGACATCGAACTGGATGGGTACCATCATTGACTCGTCCAGGTCAACTGACACTATAGGTAGAATAACCGACAGCGTAGGGGGATAGTCCGGCAGGGCGGTGAAAGTGTAATGAATGGGATTGGCGTTCGTCACACCCCGTTTATCAACCACCGAAATGGTCATATCAGTAGATCGCTCAAGGGTAAAACTGCCTCGGAGCGTATGGCCATCAGCTGAAATAGGTATCTCTTCCTCGCCTAGATTCATGGTTGATGATTTCAGGGGCAGAGTGGTAGTACCCCGCAGATGGATCCGACTGCCGATGAGGGCAGTAATGTCGGCTACATTCCCTCCCATCTCTTCGGATGGTTCTCGGGTATACTCAGGTGGCGTGATCTTGAATGTCAGCTCCTCAATAACCGGACGGTCGATAATGGTAATAGTGTGAATCCGGGAGACTATTTGATCCCATGGTGAGAACCAAGCCCGGTTTGTAAACCTGGCATGGTAACGGAGATCGTCCTGCATGTTTTCTAATCGATAGGTGTAATGGTCTCTCACCAGGGGGAGACTGGTCGTGTGAACCTGGCCATAATAGTTATCCCAAACCAGGTCCACGGCTGGTGGTGCGGCACCAATGGCGGTGAAGACCACCTCTGCGGTGTCTCTCCCCAGGATTTCCATGTCTCCCGTAAGGGAGAGGAGAATAAACGGGGTTGGGACGGGGTACTCCAGGTCTGGGTGCACCAAGCGCGCTGTTGCCTGGACCATGGATCTGGGTGCGACGGCCCACGTCAGTACTAGCAGGATCACGACAATCCCCACGAGGCGCACTGGTGGTAGATACCGCCGGGGGACTAAATCATGGAAATCGAGTTCATGGAGCCGTTGGGCCACCACTCGTACCGATTCGATGACCAGGTCGGTGTTAGCACTGGACTCTTCAGCGGCGAGGCGGCGCTCCAGCTGGAGCGCATTCAGGAGCCGGTCGGGTGAGGAGGCCAACCGGTTTCCCACGCGGGCGGCAATGGAATCCATCTGGACCCATGGCCACCAGCCGCGCCAGGTGCCCAGCCACCGCAGGATAATTACAAGTACCAGTAGCAGGATCAGATCCACCAAGCCCCACATGATCACTGTCCGC from Candidatus Neomarinimicrobiota bacterium harbors:
- a CDS encoding tetratricopeptide repeat protein codes for the protein MIIAAGVSVGLPQSRQAIREAEQSFNLALKLEQSGNTEQALAIYSRLVKEFPGNIRYYQRLKHVLRNSAQYSELLQVINDHLRLQPNDIQSLVELGDVQLALGNKNQALLTWESILQQYPNNHMAERLVLTHLFANNLTDEGTDLLTHLREIKGDSSFFAPDMGRLYAARLSYNLATDEFLRYL
- a CDS encoding DUF4175 family protein, whose amino-acid sequence is MTERPIQRTLRRVRSHLARLTLGRDLLLSAMLLASVFTAGVWYERQLYLSTTTRTVIMWGLVDLILLLVLVIILRWLGTWRGWWPWVQMDSIAARVGNRLASSPDRLLNALQLERRLAAEESSANTDLVIESVRVVAQRLHELDFHDLVPRRYLPPVRLVGIVVILLVLTWAVAPRSMVQATARLVHPDLEYPVPTPFILLSLTGDMEILGRDTAEVVFTAIGAAPPAVDLVWDNYYGQVHTTSLPLVRDHYTYRLENMQDDLRYHARFTNRAWFSPWDQIVSRIHTITIIDRPVIEELTFKITPPEYTREPSEEMGGNVADITALIGSRIHLRGTTTLPLKSSTMNLGEEEIPISADGHTLRGSFTLERSTDMTISVVDKRGVTNANPIHYTFTALPDYPPTLSVILPIVSVDLDESMMVPIQFDVSDDFGFSRSQVTFELHHPEYLTPDDQIYTHIIPELLPANKSQRVTHVWELGELNLVPGDEVNFHITVDDNNIITGPGRAVSGTLIARVPTLTDLFARVAESSDEAASTAETVLEDLEEVRALLEEMELAFRNEEHVSWEQQQKGREVLETLEEVIAAMESVQKQIQELGTKAEENSLFSDELLEKYDELQNLLEEIMTPELEEAMAQLREALQNMDPERLKNALQNMQFQASEFEAQLDRFLDIFRLALAEMKMDEIVKRLERMVAIEEQLLRQLNNAAEGQGQDSIEDKRSRSGEAPEPSRSLQDLAARHEEQERALEAVKETMREAAEAVEPYSPQAASQLHNLRDANLTQETEGSLQRGTGALQNQQLTASQANLQESRDHLQALQNEAAAIGEQFQLATVGEMLARFQRIMSGVLAMSKQQEELFLTTEHMSHSSPRVREAAERQHLLVKGMSRLIEQLIALSHQSFYITPEVGRTVGRANAAMHKAVGSLEANDPRGAAKAQQEGMIALNETAMALNNAMAVMQQSGSASGYEQFLQRMQNLTQGQQGLNDQVLSMQLGQMAAMSRIELMRRLQARQRQLAQVLEQVLEDFPTQSGGRQGGLGQALEDMEEVIKDFQRRRVTRQTLERQQKIVTRLLDSQKSLTVQDFKEERKGEAPTQILTYAGPSGLPANLGEREDLIMQAMDKALRTGYSQDYQVIIQNYFQQLTSWQAQNE